One genomic segment of Microvirga ossetica includes these proteins:
- a CDS encoding response regulator transcription factor: MSAVVHIVDDDESFRTATQRLLRASGYAVETYDSAERLLQRLPEDAGPSCILLDVRIPGLSGPDLQDRLAALGSHLPIVFLTGHADIPTTVKVMKAGADDLLTKPVPKDVLIAALERAIARSRAWREKNEHLHSPQKLVDSLTPRERQVFERVARGKMNKEIGRELGATERTIKAHRSNIMDKLHIATVAELVLIAERLGILAEQPAGIGR; the protein is encoded by the coding sequence GTGTCAGCCGTCGTGCACATCGTTGATGACGATGAGTCGTTCCGCACCGCAACCCAGCGTCTTTTGCGGGCCTCCGGCTATGCCGTTGAGACCTATGACTCGGCGGAACGGTTGTTGCAGCGGCTGCCGGAGGATGCCGGCCCGAGCTGCATTCTTCTCGACGTCAGGATCCCCGGCCTAAGCGGGCCGGACTTGCAGGACCGGCTGGCGGCCTTGGGCTCGCACCTGCCCATCGTCTTCCTGACAGGACATGCGGACATCCCCACCACCGTCAAGGTCATGAAGGCGGGCGCCGACGATCTGCTGACCAAGCCGGTCCCGAAAGACGTGTTGATCGCTGCCCTCGAGCGGGCGATTGCCCGCAGCCGCGCATGGCGGGAGAAAAACGAACACCTCCATTCGCCGCAAAAGCTGGTCGACAGCCTGACGCCTCGCGAACGACAGGTTTTCGAACGCGTCGCTCGGGGAAAGATGAACAAGGAGATCGGGCGCGAGCTTGGGGCGACCGAGCGGACGATCAAGGCCCATCGCAGCAACATCATGGACAAGTTGCACATTGCGACCGTCGCCGAGCTTGTGCTGATTGCGGAGCGCCTTGGCATTCTGGCCGAGCAGCCAGCCGGGATCGGACGATAA
- a CDS encoding AraC family transcriptional regulator, whose product MKQVDGTECLSVGDSRPPSQVSQTVPATIRRTLPPGFIHLGISKEIAPTLRALGVDPEPVIREAGLDPRLFDDAMSMIPFAALGRLYTLCVARTGCTHFGLLVGRRASILSLGLVGRLMRHSHTVGEAVRALVSNLSTQDRVVVPALTGRDGIALLTFAAYQAESRSGPQILDAALGVTVNILRTLCGSGWRPDEVLLPRAAPADQTLYRHHFRAPLRFNQESASIIFSARDLDLRIAGADPMMRALLEERIQQLKGAQGTEFSDDIRQLLRTRLTSNHCSADDIAHLLTIHRRTLSRRLKESGLGYRAITNEIRFEIARQLLQDTQVPLAQIAAALGYSEASAFTRAFRRWSGQTPTTWRAEGHQG is encoded by the coding sequence GTGAAGCAAGTTGATGGTACCGAATGTCTTTCAGTGGGTGACAGCCGGCCACCCAGCCAGGTGTCCCAGACTGTCCCGGCAACCATCAGGCGAACGCTGCCGCCCGGCTTCATTCACCTCGGCATCTCCAAGGAAATCGCCCCGACCCTGCGCGCACTCGGCGTCGATCCCGAGCCGGTCATCCGGGAGGCCGGACTGGACCCGCGCCTGTTCGACGATGCGATGAGTATGATCCCGTTCGCCGCCCTGGGCCGGCTGTACACCCTGTGCGTGGCCCGCACGGGCTGCACGCATTTCGGGCTCCTGGTCGGCCGGCGGGCGAGCATCCTGTCGCTGGGCCTGGTCGGGCGCCTGATGCGGCACTCGCACACCGTCGGCGAGGCAGTGCGCGCGCTCGTCTCGAACCTGAGCACTCAGGACCGGGTGGTGGTCCCTGCGCTGACGGGCCGCGACGGCATTGCCCTGCTCACGTTTGCGGCCTACCAGGCGGAGAGCCGGAGCGGGCCGCAAATCCTCGACGCCGCACTGGGCGTGACAGTCAACATCCTGCGGACGTTGTGCGGCTCTGGCTGGAGACCGGATGAGGTTCTGTTGCCCCGGGCCGCCCCAGCAGACCAGACGCTGTACCGGCACCATTTCAGAGCCCCGCTCCGGTTTAACCAGGAGAGCGCCAGCATCATCTTTTCTGCCCGTGATTTGGATCTGCGGATTGCGGGGGCCGATCCGATGATGCGCGCCCTTCTGGAAGAACGGATCCAGCAACTGAAGGGTGCGCAGGGCACCGAATTCTCGGACGACATTCGGCAGTTGCTGCGCACGCGACTGACGAGCAATCACTGCTCGGCCGACGACATCGCCCATTTGCTGACGATACACCGCCGCACCCTGAGCCGCCGCCTGAAGGAGAGTGGCCTGGGTTACAGGGCGATCACGAACGAGATCCGGTTCGAGATCGCGCGGCAGTTGCTGCAGGACACGCAAGTGCCGCTCGCCCAGATTGCGGCCGCTCTCGGGTATTCCGAAGCGAGCGCCTTCACCCGGGCCTTCCGGCGCTGGTCGGGCCAGACGCCGACAACTTGGCGGGCTGAAGGCCATCAAGGGTGA
- a CDS encoding ATP-binding protein, whose product MTASCTLRMKRLVNIWIAVAVSLLVSIGGSAAQPQSGAPAAQPKRIVVLYSYGQHFQSWATWSREIRNELNRQSSWPLDVQEYSLATARNGDEAAEEKFVEYLKALYAQQPPDLIIALAAPAARFVQRYRADLFPTTPMLLAAVDPRRVDSSLLSEQDAMVGVRFDPVALFENILRLLPETKTIALINGNSPPERFWAGEMQRVLGPLLEKKVELLFYGERSFEETLKAVASLPPHSAIFFQQLNVDGAGAVYGDKEPLKRIHEVADAPIFTFDESYFNGEVVGGPMFSPAEGARPTAAVAVRILGGEKAGGIEVPPIEFSAPKYDWRQLQRWNISESRLPPGSEILFREPTAWERYSWQIALTLAVLLVQAGLISVLVLEHRRRRLAEVQSRQRMVELAHVNRFSTAGELTATISHEINQPLGAILANAETAAAILTSQSPDIVELKNIVNDILRDDRRASEVVRRMRSLLKKAPFELRNVDFNDVVRETLAFLSSLVVGQKLELTSLLTQNALPIRADRIQLQQVILNLVVNGIDAMKGTPAENRIIRIQTSRVEGFAELSVSDRGPGIPEDKLKEIFEPFFTTKQEGMGMGLCIAQTIIESHGGRISAESHAIGAVFRVSLPLA is encoded by the coding sequence ATGACCGCATCGTGCACATTGAGGATGAAGCGGCTGGTCAATATTTGGATCGCCGTCGCCGTCAGTCTTTTGGTCTCAATTGGTGGGTCTGCCGCTCAGCCTCAGTCTGGCGCGCCTGCCGCTCAGCCAAAAAGAATCGTGGTCCTGTATTCGTATGGCCAGCACTTCCAGTCCTGGGCTACATGGAGCAGAGAGATCCGCAATGAACTGAACCGACAGTCGTCCTGGCCGCTGGACGTTCAAGAATATTCCCTCGCCACGGCTCGGAATGGTGACGAGGCCGCTGAGGAGAAATTTGTTGAATATCTCAAGGCACTCTACGCTCAACAACCGCCAGATTTGATCATCGCCCTTGCTGCCCCCGCGGCTCGCTTCGTCCAGCGATACAGGGCAGACCTGTTTCCGACAACGCCGATGCTGCTCGCGGCGGTCGACCCGCGCAGGGTTGATTCATCCCTGTTGTCCGAGCAAGACGCCATGGTAGGGGTGCGGTTCGATCCAGTCGCCTTGTTCGAAAACATTCTGCGGCTGTTGCCGGAGACGAAGACCATTGCGCTGATCAACGGAAACTCACCGCCCGAGCGATTTTGGGCTGGCGAGATGCAACGGGTGCTGGGTCCGCTGCTGGAGAAAAAGGTTGAATTGCTCTTTTACGGCGAGCGGTCGTTCGAGGAGACCCTGAAGGCGGTTGCGAGTTTGCCGCCTCACAGCGCAATCTTTTTTCAGCAGCTCAATGTGGACGGCGCAGGTGCCGTCTATGGAGACAAGGAGCCCTTGAAGCGCATCCATGAGGTCGCCGACGCTCCGATTTTTACGTTCGACGAGTCTTACTTCAACGGCGAGGTCGTTGGCGGCCCGATGTTCTCACCGGCCGAGGGTGCCAGACCGACTGCCGCCGTTGCCGTCCGAATATTGGGTGGAGAGAAAGCCGGTGGCATCGAGGTTCCTCCGATCGAATTCTCAGCACCGAAATACGATTGGCGCCAACTTCAGCGCTGGAACATCAGCGAGAGCCGCCTGCCACCGGGGAGCGAAATCCTGTTTCGGGAGCCAACGGCGTGGGAGCGCTATTCCTGGCAAATCGCGCTCACGCTCGCAGTTCTCCTCGTGCAAGCCGGGTTGATCTCGGTCTTGGTGCTCGAGCATCGTCGGCGTCGGTTGGCCGAAGTGCAGTCGCGGCAGCGTATGGTCGAGCTTGCCCATGTCAACCGTTTCTCGACGGCTGGCGAACTGACGGCCACCATTTCCCATGAAATCAACCAGCCGCTCGGCGCTATTCTGGCGAACGCCGAAACCGCAGCCGCGATCCTGACGTCTCAGAGCCCCGACATCGTTGAACTCAAGAATATCGTGAACGATATCTTGCGGGATGACCGGCGCGCCAGCGAGGTCGTCCGGAGGATGCGCAGCCTTCTGAAAAAAGCACCCTTTGAACTGAGAAACGTCGACTTCAATGACGTTGTCCGCGAGACGCTTGCATTCCTTTCCTCTCTTGTCGTTGGACAGAAGCTCGAACTGACCAGTCTGCTCACACAGAATGCGCTGCCGATCCGCGCCGACCGCATTCAACTCCAGCAGGTCATCCTCAACCTTGTCGTCAACGGGATCGACGCGATGAAGGGTACCCCTGCCGAAAATCGCATCATCAGGATTCAGACCTCGCGCGTCGAAGGGTTTGCCGAGCTATCCGTGTCGGATCGCGGTCCGGGCATTCCCGAAGACAAACTGAAGGAGATCTTCGAGCCGTTCTTCACCACGAAGCAGGAGGGGATGGGCATGGGGCTGTGCATTGCCCAGACCATCATCGAGTCGCACGGCGGCAGGATCTCGGCGGAAAGCCATGCCATCGGCGCCGTGTTTCGCGTGAGCCTGCCCCTCGCTTAG
- a CDS encoding response regulator transcription factor: MRSSTLGTSHRVIVVDDDPGMLRAVQRVLQVHGFETEVFSSAEGFLEGAHLGEATCLVLDVHLQHMSGIELRRQLTRSGHSLPVIFITAVDSEATRKAALESGCVAYLHKPFPSDRLIEAVETIIGKGSGR; encoded by the coding sequence ATGCGATCTTCAACCTTGGGCACGTCCCATCGGGTCATCGTTGTCGACGATGACCCAGGTATGCTGCGCGCGGTGCAGCGGGTGTTGCAGGTCCATGGATTCGAGACCGAGGTCTTCAGCAGCGCCGAAGGCTTTCTCGAGGGCGCGCACTTGGGCGAGGCCACCTGCCTCGTCCTGGATGTTCATTTGCAGCACATGTCCGGAATTGAGCTGCGGCGTCAGTTGACGCGTTCGGGCCATTCGCTGCCCGTCATCTTCATCACGGCCGTCGATAGCGAGGCCACGCGCAAGGCGGCTTTGGAATCGGGTTGTGTCGCGTATCTGCACAAGCCATTCCCTTCTGACCGCCTGATCGAAGCCGTCGAAACAATCATCGGGAAAGGCAGCGGGCGCTGA